Proteins co-encoded in one bacterium genomic window:
- a CDS encoding TadE family protein — translation MFDFPVRTTAGDNRGRGRARLRRLLRDTEGQTLLETVIVFPVLLFFLLVVMELSMMYNAKQLANYAAFCAARAAAVYDKRLPGNFGLAIDFWKKALARLAGTNRDGVQRLVASAEGELARQFSADSADAFVLLKQGKRDEAVALLEKMRADYLDINAPQCSWASKILARRRH, via the coding sequence ATGTTCGATTTTCCAGTGCGGACAACTGCCGGAGACAACCGCGGGCGGGGCAGGGCGCGACTGCGACGCCTGCTGCGGGACACAGAGGGTCAGACTCTGCTCGAAACCGTGATTGTCTTCCCGGTGCTCTTGTTCTTCCTGCTGGTGGTTATGGAGTTGTCAATGATGTACAACGCCAAGCAGTTGGCCAACTACGCTGCCTTCTGCGCGGCCCGCGCGGCAGCGGTCTATGACAAGCGTCTTCCCGGCAATTTCGGTCTGGCCATCGACTTCTGGAAGAAGGCCCTGGCTCGGCTGGCAGGTACGAACAGGGATGGCGTGCAGCGTCTGGTTGCATCAGCCGAAGGCGAACTGGCCCGGCAGTTCAGTGCTGACTCGGCTGACGCCTTCGTGCTGCTTAAACAGGGCAAGCGGGACGAGGCAGTAGCTCTGCTGGAGAAAATGCGGGCCGACTATCTTGACATCAATGCACCGCAGTGTAGTTGGGCGTCGAAAATACTGGCCCGGCGACGGCATTAG
- a CDS encoding universal stress protein produces the protein MKPDRISNHPEVEMPGGKEPKTMQTETTWLPLKRILCPVDQTPVSTSAPTGAQPDCVHGHGPTEAACRALRTAEELAGLFCAELLLVHVVPPTPVPQPPIDGALIPPFDVVAYEEQLREHYQTSLEQLREERLSHDTKARVRVVTGDPATEIVRMAKEEKSDLIVLPTHGRSGLSHVFFGSVAEKVVRHAECPVLTLH, from the coding sequence ATGAAACCTGATCGGATTAGCAATCACCCGGAGGTCGAAATGCCTGGTGGCAAAGAGCCTAAGACGATGCAAACAGAAACAACCTGGCTGCCGCTCAAACGCATCCTCTGTCCGGTTGACCAGACTCCGGTCAGCACGTCGGCGCCGACCGGCGCGCAGCCGGACTGCGTCCATGGGCACGGTCCGACTGAGGCCGCATGCCGCGCATTGAGGACGGCTGAGGAGCTTGCAGGCCTTTTCTGCGCCGAGCTGCTGCTCGTTCATGTTGTTCCACCCACGCCGGTCCCCCAGCCACCGATTGATGGCGCGCTGATTCCTCCCTTCGACGTTGTCGCTTACGAAGAACAACTGCGTGAGCATTACCAAACCTCGCTAGAGCAGTTGCGCGAAGAGCGGCTCAGTCATGATACAAAGGCGCGAGTGCGGGTGGTGACTGGCGACCCGGCGACCGAGATCGTCCGCATGGCGAAAGAGGAGAAGTCCGACTTGATCGTCCTGCCCACGCACGGTCGCTCCGGCCTTTCCCACGTCTTCTTCGGCTCGGTGGCGGAAAAGGTCGTACGCCATGCCGAGTGCCCGGTTCTCACTCTGCACTAG